One genomic segment of Mycolicibacterium gilvum includes these proteins:
- a CDS encoding acyl-CoA dehydrogenase family protein translates to MAANRSSWMDDDLDALRDLARTFCEKEVAPHSARFIEQHHVDRDLWTRAGDLGLLCMSIPEQYGGGGGTFAHEAVLIEEQARIGDSAWGAPLHSGIVAHYLLEYGTDEQKERFLPRLATGEMVGAIAMTEPGTGSDLQSVTTKASRVGDEYVVNGSKTFITNGAQADLIIVVAKTDPSAGANGISLVLVEGDRPGFRRGRVLDKVGQRGQDTSELYFEDVHIPVENLLGTTEGQGFIQLMQQLPQERLILALGAVTVLETALEFTVEYTKDRHAFGKPVFAFQNTKFKLAEVATDAHISRVFIDDCVARHLRGELDIPTVAMAKWWTTERAMVALDDCLQLHGGYGYMTEYPIGRMWADARVQKIYGGTNEIMKEIIARSL, encoded by the coding sequence ATGGCAGCCAACCGCTCTAGCTGGATGGACGACGACCTCGACGCACTGCGGGATTTGGCACGTACGTTCTGTGAGAAGGAGGTCGCGCCGCACAGTGCCCGCTTCATCGAGCAGCACCACGTGGATCGGGACCTGTGGACCCGGGCGGGTGATCTTGGGTTGCTGTGCATGTCAATCCCCGAGCAGTACGGCGGAGGTGGGGGAACGTTCGCTCACGAAGCAGTCTTGATTGAGGAACAGGCCCGCATCGGCGATTCGGCATGGGGCGCGCCGCTTCATAGTGGAATCGTCGCCCACTACCTGCTCGAGTACGGCACCGATGAGCAGAAGGAACGCTTTCTTCCCAGACTGGCAACTGGTGAGATGGTTGGCGCGATTGCGATGACGGAGCCGGGCACTGGCTCCGATCTCCAATCTGTCACGACCAAGGCATCGCGCGTTGGAGACGAATACGTTGTCAACGGTTCCAAAACGTTCATCACCAACGGCGCTCAGGCCGACCTCATCATCGTCGTTGCGAAGACCGACCCCAGTGCCGGAGCGAACGGAATCTCGTTGGTTTTGGTCGAAGGCGATCGACCGGGCTTTCGGCGGGGTCGGGTGTTGGACAAGGTCGGTCAGCGCGGACAGGACACCTCCGAGCTCTATTTCGAAGATGTGCACATTCCGGTTGAGAACCTCCTGGGTACGACTGAAGGCCAGGGGTTCATTCAGTTGATGCAGCAACTTCCCCAAGAGCGATTGATCCTTGCGCTTGGTGCAGTGACAGTACTAGAAACAGCGCTCGAGTTCACTGTGGAATACACCAAAGATCGGCATGCCTTCGGCAAGCCCGTCTTCGCCTTCCAAAACACCAAGTTCAAGCTCGCCGAGGTCGCCACCGACGCCCACATCAGCCGCGTTTTCATCGACGACTGCGTCGCCCGCCATCTGCGCGGTGAACTCGACATCCCCACCGTCGCGATGGCGAAATGGTGGACTACTGAGCGTGCGATGGTCGCCCTTGATGACTGCTTGCAGCTCCACGGCGGCTACGGCTATATGACCGAGTATCCCATCGGCAGGATGTGGGCCGATGCTCGCGTTCAGAAGATCTACGGTGGGACAAACGAGATTATGAAGGAGATCATTGCTCGGTCGCTTTAG
- a CDS encoding TetR/AcrR family transcriptional regulator yields MERQHWVDTTAVRRAASRLPGRELRREQIIEAALSAIEENGPHALTGQIADKAGLGRTHFYRHFASKEELDLAVARHVHRELTAKIRLTLDVQGSPLDVIRAPVTQHVMWADEHPNLYRFLVNRHYRRSTEKTAPGSSAFASELAVAGARYFPRYGEDSEAADRNVAAIMGLMDASVLWWLDHRDSTRDELVIRLTRQTWLIINDRLQELGFQLDPHLPLCEPKT; encoded by the coding sequence GTGGAGCGACAGCACTGGGTGGACACCACAGCGGTACGCCGCGCGGCCAGTAGGTTGCCGGGCCGTGAACTACGTCGTGAACAGATCATCGAAGCGGCGCTCAGCGCAATCGAAGAGAACGGGCCCCACGCACTCACGGGCCAAATCGCAGACAAGGCCGGTTTGGGACGCACACACTTCTACCGCCACTTCGCAAGTAAAGAAGAACTCGATCTTGCCGTGGCTCGTCACGTCCACCGCGAACTCACTGCGAAGATTCGCCTAACTCTGGATGTCCAGGGATCGCCGCTAGACGTGATACGCGCGCCGGTCACTCAGCACGTCATGTGGGCTGACGAACACCCCAACCTCTATCGGTTCCTGGTGAACCGACACTATCGGCGCAGCACCGAGAAGACCGCGCCCGGCAGCAGCGCATTCGCCTCTGAACTCGCCGTCGCGGGTGCCCGTTACTTTCCTCGCTACGGCGAGGACTCAGAGGCGGCAGACCGCAATGTCGCCGCCATCATGGGCTTGATGGACGCTTCGGTCCTATGGTGGCTGGACCATCGCGACTCCACTCGTGACGAACTCGTCATTCGGTTGACACGGCAAACCTGGTTGATAATCAATGACAGGCTGCAGGAACTGGGATTCCAGCTTGATCCCCACTTACCACTCTGCGAACCGAAAACCTGA
- a CDS encoding SDR family NAD(P)-dependent oxidoreductase, whose translation MLEPSTAVVTGAGRGIGLEIARQLAAAGHKVLLTDVDGDAAERAATEVGGGAWSATHDVRDPSGHREVAAQALAAGPLAVWVNNAGILLAGNSWSHSDAEIASILDVNVRGVVAGSHAAVVAMGAGGGAILNIASLSALAPIPGLAMYAATKAAVLSFTTSLQGDLDHAGLPIHARALCPDVVSTKMVTDRVADPGAALLFAGPRPMDAAAVARAGLELLESRQIFRVVPRWRGVVARTSDAAPSLGLKAFALMRGVGERRQRNHR comes from the coding sequence ATGCTAGAACCATCAACAGCCGTCGTCACAGGAGCAGGTCGAGGGATTGGTCTGGAGATCGCGAGACAACTCGCCGCTGCCGGTCACAAGGTTTTGCTCACGGATGTGGATGGCGACGCAGCGGAGCGCGCTGCCACCGAGGTCGGCGGTGGCGCTTGGAGCGCCACGCACGACGTACGAGATCCGTCGGGTCATCGGGAAGTCGCTGCTCAGGCTTTAGCCGCTGGCCCTCTGGCGGTGTGGGTAAACAACGCTGGGATCCTACTCGCGGGTAACAGCTGGAGTCACAGCGATGCCGAGATTGCGTCGATCCTCGATGTCAATGTACGAGGTGTCGTTGCCGGCTCACACGCGGCAGTTGTCGCTATGGGCGCGGGTGGGGGCGCGATCCTCAACATCGCGTCCCTCTCGGCTCTGGCGCCCATCCCTGGATTAGCGATGTACGCAGCAACCAAAGCGGCCGTATTGTCGTTCACCACATCGCTGCAGGGCGACCTTGACCATGCGGGATTGCCAATCCACGCACGGGCGCTATGCCCTGACGTGGTAAGTACGAAAATGGTCACCGACCGGGTTGCCGACCCTGGGGCGGCGCTTCTGTTCGCCGGACCGCGTCCAATGGATGCTGCGGCCGTGGCCCGCGCGGGACTCGAGTTGCTGGAGAGTCGCCAGATATTCCGGGTAGTTCCTCGGTGGCGTGGCGTAGTTGCGCGCACTAGCGATGCTGCGCCGTCGCTTGGATTGAAAGCTTTCGCGTTGATGCGCGGCGTCGGTGAGCGGCGCCAACGCAATCATCGTTGA
- a CDS encoding flavin-containing monooxygenase, which yields MKPVKREPTQDNPPGNPSIVIIGAGFAGITLALRLKRAGFDRVLIVEKGDGVGGVWRENTYPGAACDVPSQLYSISSAPNPRWGRRYAEQGDILAYLRRVADESGLLSLLRTKTEIAKAAFDERTNTWRLTTTTSQELECDVVISAVGQLSRPSVPDIPGISGFAGPSFHSANWDHDLNLSGKRLAVVGTGASSVQFVPVVAAGAEHLDVFQRSAPWVLPKFDRQYGGRHHQLLRKLPILRLSERLMIWTIFEFLALALVDAKPVARVLGVIALRHLGRQVSDARLRSHLTPDYAPGCKRILFSSDYYPALARPNVSLVTDDIRAVEPGGIRTVNGDFHAADVIIYGTGFSATEFLSPMEVYGRSDRKLSDVWADGAHAYYGLSVPEFPNFLMMYGPNTNVGSGSIVYMLESQARHIVRLMKVLRAHPGSVIEVRADVEKRFNDRLSRRLDRSVWTMCTSWYRSARGSISTNWPSPTFLYRLRARRPKRRAYVLSRPAPANSSRRGTPEPANTHLADMPYAPSGADSVD from the coding sequence ATGAAACCCGTGAAACGTGAACCAACCCAGGACAATCCCCCTGGTAACCCCTCGATCGTCATCATCGGCGCTGGCTTCGCCGGAATTACCCTTGCACTTCGCCTCAAACGCGCAGGGTTCGACAGGGTCCTCATTGTCGAAAAGGGCGATGGTGTCGGGGGAGTCTGGCGGGAGAACACCTACCCAGGGGCGGCCTGTGACGTCCCGTCGCAGTTGTACTCGATCTCCTCGGCGCCGAATCCCAGGTGGGGTCGGCGTTACGCAGAACAAGGCGATATCCTCGCCTACCTTCGCCGCGTCGCCGACGAAAGTGGTTTGCTGTCCCTCCTTCGGACCAAAACCGAAATCGCTAAGGCGGCCTTCGATGAGCGCACGAACACATGGCGTCTGACCACGACTACCAGTCAGGAATTGGAGTGCGATGTCGTCATTTCGGCCGTGGGCCAGCTGTCCCGACCCTCAGTTCCTGATATTCCTGGAATCTCGGGCTTCGCGGGCCCGTCGTTTCATTCCGCGAATTGGGACCACGATCTGAATCTCAGCGGCAAGCGGCTTGCGGTCGTCGGCACCGGCGCTAGTTCGGTGCAGTTCGTCCCGGTGGTCGCCGCAGGCGCTGAGCACTTGGACGTTTTCCAACGGTCAGCCCCATGGGTGCTGCCCAAATTCGACCGTCAGTACGGTGGGCGGCATCACCAACTGCTGCGCAAGTTGCCCATTCTGCGGCTCAGCGAACGTCTGATGATTTGGACGATATTCGAGTTCTTGGCGTTGGCACTCGTCGACGCGAAGCCAGTAGCGCGAGTCTTGGGAGTCATCGCCCTCCGGCACCTAGGTCGCCAGGTGTCGGATGCCCGGCTGCGTTCCCACCTGACGCCGGACTATGCGCCCGGGTGCAAGAGGATTCTGTTCTCCAGCGACTATTACCCCGCGCTCGCACGTCCCAACGTTTCATTGGTCACCGACGATATCCGGGCAGTAGAACCTGGCGGAATCCGCACGGTGAACGGCGACTTCCACGCCGCCGACGTGATCATCTACGGCACTGGCTTCAGTGCCACCGAGTTTCTTTCCCCGATGGAGGTCTACGGCCGCTCGGACCGGAAATTGTCGGACGTGTGGGCGGATGGCGCGCACGCCTACTACGGCCTATCGGTGCCAGAGTTTCCGAATTTCCTCATGATGTACGGGCCCAACACCAACGTGGGATCCGGGTCCATCGTCTACATGCTCGAATCGCAGGCCCGACACATCGTCAGGTTGATGAAGGTTCTCCGTGCCCATCCAGGAAGTGTTATCGAGGTCCGTGCCGATGTGGAGAAGCGCTTCAACGACCGGTTGAGTCGCCGCCTGGACAGATCCGTGTGGACTATGTGCACGAGCTGGTATCGCTCGGCGCGGGGGTCGATCTCTACCAACTGGCCCAGCCCGACCTTCTTGTATCGCCTTCGTGCGCGCAGGCCGAAGCGGCGCGCTTACGTCCTGTCGCGTCCCGCGCCCGCGAACTCGTCGCGCAGGGGGACACCCGAGCCGGCCAACACCCATCTGGCCGACATGCCCTATGCCCCAAGCGGGGCCGATAGCGTCGACTAG
- a CDS encoding alpha/beta hydrolase, with amino-acid sequence MSSPARPNPSMASHLVAATARGVLRPLTQVIPANDHGFAVMDRVLRGTLVVSRPRRAISVEKVDTPFAGERVRGDWVKAANVASDAPPILYIHGGAFSMCSPETHRGLISELSAAARRPVFAVRYRLVPKYPFPAAADDALIAYRWLTEGSAITASSGTVALAGDSAGGQLAAATALGAREHRLPTPDAMLLMSPVLDLTCQLAMDRDLRRRDPFASAISASRTIGLYVAGADPADPRISVLDADLTDMPPTLIQVGGREMLLDDSRVFAKRLQTAGVSSQLQVFRGQIHVFQAMFRLLPEAREALRLGGEFLATSATVR; translated from the coding sequence ATGAGTTCACCTGCCAGGCCGAATCCGAGCATGGCGAGCCACCTGGTCGCGGCAACGGCGCGAGGCGTTCTTCGACCTCTCACGCAAGTGATTCCGGCCAACGACCATGGCTTCGCGGTCATGGACCGCGTGCTACGGGGAACACTCGTGGTGTCGCGGCCAAGGCGCGCAATCAGTGTCGAGAAGGTAGACACGCCCTTCGCCGGTGAACGTGTGCGAGGCGACTGGGTCAAGGCGGCCAACGTGGCCTCGGATGCTCCGCCGATTCTTTATATACACGGCGGCGCATTTTCTATGTGCTCTCCCGAGACCCACCGTGGCCTCATCAGCGAACTGTCCGCGGCCGCCCGCAGGCCGGTATTTGCCGTGCGCTATCGATTGGTCCCGAAATATCCCTTCCCGGCGGCCGCAGATGATGCACTGATCGCCTATCGATGGTTGACAGAGGGAAGCGCGATCACCGCGTCTTCTGGCACGGTGGCGCTCGCCGGCGATTCCGCAGGCGGCCAGCTTGCTGCGGCGACGGCGCTTGGCGCTCGGGAACATCGACTGCCGACGCCGGATGCCATGCTGCTGATGTCGCCGGTGCTGGATTTGACATGCCAACTCGCGATGGACCGTGATCTGCGCAGACGGGACCCCTTTGCGTCCGCCATCTCTGCGTCGAGAACAATTGGTCTGTACGTGGCGGGCGCCGATCCAGCCGACCCGAGGATAAGCGTGCTCGATGCTGATCTCACGGACATGCCACCAACTTTGATTCAGGTCGGCGGACGAGAGATGTTGCTCGACGACTCCAGAGTCTTTGCCAAACGTCTGCAAACTGCAGGGGTCTCCTCGCAGTTGCAAGTTTTCCGCGGCCAGATCCATGTCTTCCAGGCGATGTTTCGCCTACTGCCAGAAGCACGTGAGGCCCTCAGGCTCGGTGGCGAGTTCTTGGCTACTTCGGCCACCGTCCGTTGA
- a CDS encoding flavin-containing monooxygenase: protein MLVIGAGFSGIGVGIKLLKEGFSDFLIVDEAQGVGGTWYWNTYPGIAVDIPSYSYQFSFEKRPSWSRTYAPGIELKNYAKHCVKKYGLASRIRFGVTVVRAEFDEESTLWRLFTSTDEELTARFVINASGVLTRPKSPDIPGVGDFGGVTMHTSRWDHQQTLTGKRVAVIGTGASAVQLIPSIAKDVDTLTVFQRTPIWCLPKFDFAVPRPLSALLRLAPGAQIAARGASQAFVELTFPVAAHFHTAIPLASAIERAAISYMRRQVTDPVVREKLTPRYALGCKRPSFHNEYLKTFNRENVLLETNPITRVDETAVITADGVRHEIDVLVLATGFKVMESDSMPTYSLRGVAGRDQAQWWDENRLQAYEGVSVPGFPNHFSVFGPYGYNGSSYFALIEAQAGHILRCLRHARTADSNYVEVREEANQRFFAEMLARRHTQVFWQDSCAGANSYYFDKHGDVPLRPTTTVESIWRSRRFDLADYRFERRPAKKADTAPQKVDTAG from the coding sequence ATATTGGTCATCGGAGCTGGATTCTCCGGGATCGGAGTGGGCATCAAGCTGCTGAAGGAAGGTTTCTCGGACTTCCTCATCGTTGATGAGGCCCAAGGGGTGGGTGGAACCTGGTACTGGAATACCTACCCGGGGATTGCAGTAGACATTCCGTCATATAGTTACCAATTCTCCTTTGAGAAACGCCCGTCGTGGTCCCGTACCTATGCGCCGGGGATCGAACTGAAGAACTACGCGAAGCATTGCGTGAAAAAATATGGCCTCGCGTCGCGCATCCGCTTCGGAGTCACGGTTGTGAGGGCTGAGTTCGACGAAGAATCGACATTGTGGCGTTTGTTTACCTCGACGGACGAGGAACTGACAGCGAGGTTCGTCATCAATGCCTCCGGGGTTCTCACGCGACCAAAATCGCCGGACATACCGGGGGTCGGGGACTTCGGCGGGGTCACGATGCACACGTCGCGCTGGGACCACCAGCAGACCCTCACCGGAAAGAGGGTCGCCGTCATCGGGACGGGCGCCTCGGCGGTGCAACTGATCCCCTCGATAGCCAAGGACGTGGACACACTCACCGTCTTTCAGCGCACCCCGATATGGTGTCTGCCGAAATTCGACTTCGCGGTGCCCCGCCCGCTGAGTGCTCTTCTCCGGCTCGCACCCGGAGCGCAGATCGCCGCGCGGGGAGCCAGCCAGGCCTTTGTCGAACTCACCTTTCCCGTCGCAGCGCACTTCCATACCGCCATACCGCTGGCGTCGGCGATCGAGCGTGCAGCGATCAGCTATATGCGTCGGCAGGTCACCGACCCGGTCGTTCGGGAGAAGCTGACGCCGCGTTACGCGCTGGGCTGCAAGCGACCAAGCTTTCACAACGAATATTTGAAGACGTTCAACCGCGAGAACGTCCTTCTTGAAACCAACCCCATCACCCGGGTGGATGAGACCGCGGTAATTACGGCCGATGGCGTCAGACACGAGATCGACGTGCTCGTCCTGGCAACGGGATTCAAGGTCATGGAATCGGACAGCATGCCCACCTACTCGCTCAGAGGTGTCGCCGGCCGAGACCAGGCACAGTGGTGGGACGAGAACCGACTCCAGGCATATGAGGGAGTCAGCGTGCCAGGATTCCCGAACCATTTCTCAGTGTTTGGCCCGTACGGATACAACGGGTCGTCCTACTTCGCACTCATCGAGGCACAGGCGGGTCACATTCTCCGTTGCCTCCGGCATGCCAGGACGGCCGACTCGAACTACGTCGAGGTACGCGAGGAGGCGAATCAACGCTTCTTCGCGGAGATGCTGGCACGGCGGCATACGCAGGTCTTCTGGCAGGACAGCTGCGCGGGCGCGAACAGCTATTACTTCGACAAGCATGGGGACGTGCCTCTGCGTCCCACGACGACGGTCGAGTCGATCTGGCGCAGTCGACGATTCGACTTGGCCGACTACCGTTTCGAACGGCGACCGGCGAAAAAGGCGGACACTGCCCCACAGAAGGTGGACACCGCCGGATGA
- a CDS encoding flavin-containing monooxygenase, with amino-acid sequence MSDTTTVLIVGAGFAGLGTAIRLLQQGIDDFVVLERADEVGGTWRDNTYPGAACDIPSLLYSYGFEQNPDWSRAYSGSAEILGYIKTMVDKYSLSRFIRFGVNVTGLEFDEESALWTAQTADGSQFTARTAVMASGPLANASLPDIRGLDTFDGHKIHSARWDHDYDMSDKRVAVIGTGASAVQIIPELVKTARSVKVFQRTPGWVLPRPDFSHPQWVRTAFRRLPRVQNVGRQAWFWGHELMAVGMVWDTPVTTGIQLLAKANLRRQVSDTWLRRQLTPNFRAGCKRMLMSSDYYPALQRDNCKLVSWPIATLSPNGIRTADGIEHELDCIVFATGFDVCKAGTPFPIRGAHGRELSDEWSQGAYAYRSVTVAGYPNLFFTFGPNSGPGHNSALVYMEAEINYIVKAIGAIIANDLSTLEVREDRQNNYHGEVQQRLGSTTWNSGCKSWYLTNDGYNGTMYPGFATQFKRALSKVDMGDYVTTPTTARTEHHPTEHAQNGSNVAKVAQGRKAKVAQGRKSAGALPTRSDVKADILDVGVGKVPPKRAASRVRKDA; translated from the coding sequence ATGAGCGACACCACGACCGTCTTGATCGTCGGTGCGGGTTTCGCCGGCCTGGGAACCGCAATCCGGTTGCTACAACAGGGTATCGACGATTTCGTTGTCCTTGAACGTGCCGACGAGGTGGGTGGTACCTGGCGGGACAACACCTATCCCGGCGCGGCGTGCGACATCCCGTCGCTGCTCTATTCCTACGGGTTCGAGCAAAATCCGGACTGGTCCCGCGCGTATTCGGGCAGCGCCGAGATCCTCGGCTACATCAAGACGATGGTCGACAAGTACTCGCTGTCGCGTTTCATCCGGTTCGGAGTGAACGTCACCGGTCTGGAGTTCGACGAGGAAAGCGCACTGTGGACGGCGCAGACAGCTGACGGCTCGCAGTTCACGGCGCGCACCGCAGTGATGGCCAGTGGGCCGCTGGCGAATGCGAGCCTGCCGGACATCCGCGGACTGGACACCTTCGATGGTCACAAGATCCACAGTGCGCGTTGGGATCACGACTACGACATGAGCGACAAACGTGTCGCCGTGATCGGCACCGGAGCCAGCGCTGTTCAGATCATTCCCGAACTGGTGAAGACTGCGCGGTCGGTCAAGGTCTTCCAACGCACCCCCGGCTGGGTCCTCCCTCGGCCCGACTTCTCCCATCCGCAGTGGGTGCGGACGGCGTTTCGTCGCTTGCCTCGCGTGCAGAACGTCGGACGGCAGGCGTGGTTTTGGGGCCACGAGCTCATGGCCGTCGGCATGGTCTGGGATACCCCGGTCACCACTGGCATCCAGCTACTGGCGAAGGCGAATTTGCGGAGGCAGGTATCGGATACTTGGCTCAGGCGCCAGCTGACGCCGAACTTCCGTGCCGGCTGCAAACGGATGCTGATGAGCAGCGATTACTACCCCGCTCTTCAGCGCGACAACTGCAAGCTCGTCTCATGGCCGATCGCGACCCTGTCGCCGAATGGCATACGGACCGCAGATGGCATCGAACACGAACTGGACTGCATCGTCTTCGCCACCGGCTTCGATGTATGCAAGGCTGGCACACCTTTTCCCATCCGAGGCGCGCATGGTCGTGAGCTCTCCGACGAGTGGTCCCAGGGCGCCTATGCGTACCGGAGCGTCACCGTCGCAGGCTATCCCAATCTTTTCTTCACCTTCGGACCAAATTCAGGGCCCGGCCATAACTCGGCCCTCGTGTACATGGAGGCCGAGATCAACTACATCGTCAAAGCCATCGGCGCGATCATCGCGAATGATCTCAGTACGCTCGAGGTCCGCGAAGATCGGCAAAATAATTACCACGGCGAGGTACAGCAGCGGTTGGGAAGTACGACTTGGAATTCGGGTTGCAAGAGCTGGTACCTCACGAATGACGGATACAACGGCACCATGTACCCCGGTTTCGCCACCCAGTTCAAGCGCGCACTGTCCAAGGTCGACATGGGTGATTATGTAACGACCCCGACAACCGCACGAACTGAGCACCACCCAACCGAACACGCCCAAAACGGCTCGAATGTGGCCAAGGTTGCCCAGGGCCGCAAGGCCAAGGTAGCCCAGGGCCGAAAAAGCGCAGGCGCCCTGCCAACGCGGTCTGACGTCAAAGCCGACATCCTGGACGTGGGCGTCGGGAAGGTACCGCCTAAGCGCGCAGCCTCGAGAGTGAGGAAAGACGCTTGA
- a CDS encoding SDR family NAD(P)-dependent oxidoreductase — protein sequence MDILRWDRPPRLSRRANAVVTGAGSGIGRAFAVELARRGGRVVCADIDPVRAKETVGLVVQAGGEGLDIACDVTDEEQVRELADSAEKWFGAAASLVINNAGIGIGGNVIGATPKRDWEATLSVNLWGVIYGCEIFVPRLRAKGSGGIINVASAASFGAAPRMGAYNVSKAGVLSLSETLAAELSGTGVAVTVLCPTFVKTNIVDNPGIEESAAKLATNLMKWTGVSAESVARKTLDANDRGQLHVLPQVDAKILWLFKRAVPATYTRALGLVERIAR from the coding sequence ATGGATATCTTGAGGTGGGACAGACCGCCTCGCCTGAGCCGCCGCGCCAACGCGGTCGTAACGGGAGCGGGCAGCGGAATTGGCCGTGCCTTCGCGGTGGAGCTCGCCCGTAGAGGTGGACGAGTGGTGTGTGCCGACATCGACCCGGTGCGTGCCAAGGAGACGGTCGGGCTCGTCGTCCAAGCCGGCGGCGAGGGGCTCGACATCGCATGCGATGTCACGGACGAAGAGCAGGTCCGCGAACTCGCCGACAGCGCCGAGAAGTGGTTCGGCGCGGCAGCCAGCCTGGTGATCAACAACGCGGGCATCGGAATCGGTGGCAATGTCATCGGCGCGACGCCCAAGCGGGACTGGGAAGCGACACTTTCAGTCAACTTGTGGGGAGTGATTTACGGCTGCGAGATCTTCGTACCGCGACTTCGTGCGAAGGGCAGCGGGGGAATTATCAACGTCGCATCGGCTGCAAGTTTTGGAGCAGCGCCCCGGATGGGTGCCTATAACGTCAGCAAGGCCGGCGTGCTCTCGCTATCCGAGACTTTGGCGGCCGAGCTGAGTGGTACTGGTGTGGCGGTGACTGTACTGTGCCCGACATTTGTCAAGACCAACATCGTCGATAACCCTGGTATTGAGGAGTCGGCCGCCAAGCTGGCAACGAATTTGATGAAGTGGACCGGCGTGTCGGCGGAATCGGTGGCGCGCAAAACGTTGGACGCGAACGATCGCGGTCAGTTGCACGTCCTACCCCAAGTCGACGCGAAGATTCTCTGGTTATTTAAGCGGGCAGTGCCTGCCACGTATACCCGTGCGCTCGGTTTGGTTGAGCGAATCGCGCGCTAA
- a CDS encoding TetR/AcrR family transcriptional regulator, whose product MRRSCLCQDVFVRTKAARWGGRTGAERRADRRRRLVNAATEIWTESGWAAVTMRGVCSRAALNDRYFYEEFKTRDELLVAAWDNVRDEMLGEVSATFAERVGQPPIETIRAAISIVVLRIAQDAGRAQILLTQHVGSSTLQDRRAVALQEATQLVMAASKPHLKPDADEMALRMDTFVAVGGFVELISAWHAGLLVDVSQVDIVEHTSRLAETLARRYVVDKFG is encoded by the coding sequence ATGCGGCGCTCCTGCCTTTGTCAAGATGTATTCGTGCGGACAAAGGCAGCAAGGTGGGGCGGGCGTACTGGCGCCGAACGACGGGCTGACCGGCGGCGGCGCCTAGTGAACGCGGCGACGGAGATCTGGACGGAAAGCGGATGGGCTGCCGTGACAATGCGTGGGGTCTGCTCCAGAGCCGCGCTGAACGACCGATATTTCTACGAGGAGTTCAAGACGCGCGATGAGTTGCTCGTAGCAGCGTGGGACAACGTGCGGGACGAGATGCTCGGCGAGGTTTCGGCAACATTTGCCGAACGCGTCGGTCAACCACCGATCGAAACCATTCGCGCCGCAATCTCGATCGTTGTTCTCCGCATCGCGCAGGATGCCGGGCGAGCACAGATCCTGCTGACACAGCACGTCGGCAGTTCAACATTGCAAGATCGCCGAGCGGTGGCCTTGCAGGAAGCAACCCAGCTCGTCATGGCCGCCAGCAAGCCGCATCTGAAGCCTGACGCAGACGAAATGGCTCTGCGTATGGACACGTTTGTAGCGGTCGGCGGCTTCGTCGAACTGATCAGCGCTTGGCACGCAGGACTACTGGTCGATGTAAGTCAGGTCGACATCGTCGAACATACGAGTAGACTTGCTGAGACGCTGGCTCGCCGCTACGTGGTTGATAAGTTTGGCTAG